Proteins encoded by one window of Actinomycetota bacterium:
- a CDS encoding NTPase gives MDEGTPRLLLEGRPGIGKTTVARRLLHLLQEAGVPVGGFTTAELRTGGRREGFLVEAVSGAQEVLAHVDLPGPPRVGRYGVDLAAFDRVALPALRTPRTGAVVVVDELGKMELASAPFRDAVMQLLDRDVAVVATVHQARHQFTDALRRRPGIRVVRVTEATRDALPEQLMDRLIGAPRGEEQ, from the coding sequence GTGGACGAGGGTACCCCGCGGCTGCTGCTCGAGGGCCGCCCAGGGATCGGCAAGACCACCGTGGCCCGGCGCCTGCTGCACCTGCTGCAGGAGGCGGGCGTGCCGGTCGGGGGGTTCACCACGGCTGAGCTGCGGACCGGTGGGCGCCGGGAGGGCTTCCTGGTCGAGGCCGTCTCTGGAGCCCAAGAAGTCCTTGCCCACGTCGACCTGCCCGGCCCACCCCGGGTGGGCAGGTACGGCGTGGACCTAGCCGCCTTCGACCGGGTCGCCCTGCCGGCGCTGCGCACACCAAGGACTGGCGCAGTGGTGGTGGTGGACGAGCTGGGCAAGATGGAGCTTGCCTCCGCGCCCTTCCGTGACGCGGTCATGCAGCTACTCGACCGCGACGTGGCCGTGGTGGCCACCGTTCACCAGGCCCGCCACCAGTTCACCGATGCCCTCAGGCGCCGCCCCGGCATCCGGGTGGTACGGGTCACCGAGGCCACCCGCGACGCCCTGCCCGAGCAGCTCATGGATCGCCTGATCGGCGCCCCGCGAGGGGAGGAGCAGTGA